One window from the genome of Anopheles coluzzii chromosome X, AcolN3, whole genome shotgun sequence encodes:
- the LOC120957178 gene encoding casein kinase I-like isoform X1: protein MYTDDGGAVVRFTALSRLFGRHNSASSHTRNNTTTNQPQVSTAANKKKKTPFGAHQGQQLLRALLHLSTVPKPKTAINPATPPHLPSIQHIRRDGTRAVGDVTAGRLGVNTERTATATSKMNDFIVAGKYRIIRKIGSGSFGDIYLGINITNGEEVALKVESILARHPQLTYEYKLYKVLTGGVGIPHIRYFGQERSYHVLVMDLLGPSLEDLFNFCSRHFTIKTVLMLVDQMIGRLEYLHMKNFIHRDIKPDNFLMGIGRHCNKLFLIDFGLAKKYRDFRSRIHISYREDKNLTGTARYASINAHLGIEQSRRDDMESLGYVMMYFNRGSLPWQGLKATNKKQKYEKISEKKMSTPIEVLCKGFPAEFAMYLNYCRSLRFEEGPDYMYLRQLFRILFRTLNHQYDYTFDWTIMKQRAMQQGSNNPPAVTSGENKREERRDKDKLSSDTDE from the exons ATGTACACAGATGATGGTGGCGCTGTCGTTAGATTCACAG CTTTGAGCCGTTTGTTTGGACGACATAACAGTGCTTCAAGCCACACGCggaacaacaccaccaccaatcaACCGCAAGTGTCGACGgctgcgaacaaaaaaaaaaaaacaccgttcGGCGCACACCAAGGGCAACAACTGCTGCGTGCACTACTACACCTTTCGACCGTTCCGAAACCGAAAACAGCAATCAATCCCGCAACACCACCCCATTTGCCATCAATCCAACACATTAGACGGGACGGGACACGGGCGGTGGGCGACGTAACTGCAGGGCGGCTTGGTGTGAACACGGAGCGAACAGCGACAGCGACGAGCAAGATGAACGATTTCATCGTGGCCGGCAAGTACCGCATCATCCGCAAGATCGGATCGGGCTCGTTCGGCGACATCTACCTCGGCATCAACATCACCAATGGCGAGGAGGTGGCGCTGAAGGTGGAGAGCATACTGGCCCGCCACCCGCAGCTGACGTACGAGTACAAGCTGTACAAGGTGCTGACCGGGGGCGTCGGCATCCCGCACATCCGCTACTTCGGGCAGGAGCGCAGCTACCACGTGCTGGTGATGGATCTGCTCGGCCCCTCGCTCGAGGATCTGTTCAACTTCTGCAGCCGGCACTTCACAATCAAGACCGTGCTGATGCTGGTCGACCAGATGATCGGCCGGCTGGAGTATCTGCACATGAAGAACTTCATCCACCGGGACATCAAGCCGGACAACTTCCTGATGGGGATCGGGCGGCACTGCAACAAGCTGTTCCTGATCGACTTCGGCCTGGCGAAGAAGTACCGCGACTTCCGCTCCCGCATCCACATCTCGTACCGGGAGGACAAGAACCTGACCGGCACGGCGCGCTACGCCTCGATCAATGCGCACCTCGGCATCGAGCAGAGCCGCCGCGACGACATGGAGTCGCTCGGGTACGTGATGATGTACTTCAACCGGGGCTCGCTGCCGTGGCAGGGGCTGAAGGCGACCAACAAGAAGCAGAAGTATGAGAAGATCTCGGAGAAAAAGATGTCCACCCCGATCGAGGTGCTGTGCAAAGGCTTCCCGGCCGAGTTTGCGATGTACTTGAACTACTGTCGCAGTTTGCGCTTCGAGGAGGGCCCGGACTACATGTATCTGCGACAGCTCTTCCG GATCCTTTTCCGCACCCTCAACCATCAGTACGACTACACGTTCGATTGGACAATAATGAAGCAGCGAGCGATGCAGCAAGGCAGCAACAACCCGCCAGCGGTCACATCCGGCGAAAACAAACGGGAAGAGCGGCGCGACAAAGATAAGCTGTCCAGCGACACGGATGAGTAG
- the LOC120957178 gene encoding casein kinase I-like isoform X2 codes for MNDFIVAGKYRIIRKIGSGSFGDIYLGINITNGEEVALKVESILARHPQLTYEYKLYKVLTGGVGIPHIRYFGQERSYHVLVMDLLGPSLEDLFNFCSRHFTIKTVLMLVDQMIGRLEYLHMKNFIHRDIKPDNFLMGIGRHCNKLFLIDFGLAKKYRDFRSRIHISYREDKNLTGTARYASINAHLGIEQSRRDDMESLGYVMMYFNRGSLPWQGLKATNKKQKYEKISEKKMSTPIEVLCKGFPAEFAMYLNYCRSLRFEEGPDYMYLRQLFRILFRTLNHQYDYTFDWTIMKQRAMQQGSNNPPAVTSGENKREERRDKDKLSSDTDE; via the exons ATGAACGATTTCATCGTGGCCGGCAAGTACCGCATCATCCGCAAGATCGGATCGGGCTCGTTCGGCGACATCTACCTCGGCATCAACATCACCAATGGCGAGGAGGTGGCGCTGAAGGTGGAGAGCATACTGGCCCGCCACCCGCAGCTGACGTACGAGTACAAGCTGTACAAGGTGCTGACCGGGGGCGTCGGCATCCCGCACATCCGCTACTTCGGGCAGGAGCGCAGCTACCACGTGCTGGTGATGGATCTGCTCGGCCCCTCGCTCGAGGATCTGTTCAACTTCTGCAGCCGGCACTTCACAATCAAGACCGTGCTGATGCTGGTCGACCAGATGATCGGCCGGCTGGAGTATCTGCACATGAAGAACTTCATCCACCGGGACATCAAGCCGGACAACTTCCTGATGGGGATCGGGCGGCACTGCAACAAGCTGTTCCTGATCGACTTCGGCCTGGCGAAGAAGTACCGCGACTTCCGCTCCCGCATCCACATCTCGTACCGGGAGGACAAGAACCTGACCGGCACGGCGCGCTACGCCTCGATCAATGCGCACCTCGGCATCGAGCAGAGCCGCCGCGACGACATGGAGTCGCTCGGGTACGTGATGATGTACTTCAACCGGGGCTCGCTGCCGTGGCAGGGGCTGAAGGCGACCAACAAGAAGCAGAAGTATGAGAAGATCTCGGAGAAAAAGATGTCCACCCCGATCGAGGTGCTGTGCAAAGGCTTCCCGGCCGAGTTTGCGATGTACTTGAACTACTGTCGCAGTTTGCGCTTCGAGGAGGGCCCGGACTACATGTATCTGCGACAGCTCTTCCG GATCCTTTTCCGCACCCTCAACCATCAGTACGACTACACGTTCGATTGGACAATAATGAAGCAGCGAGCGATGCAGCAAGGCAGCAACAACCCGCCAGCGGTCACATCCGGCGAAAACAAACGGGAAGAGCGGCGCGACAAAGATAAGCTGTCCAGCGACACGGATGAGTAG